A region of the Roseobacter denitrificans OCh 114 genome:
TCCATCGCCTCGTCGATCATCATGATGGACAGGCTTTTGCGCGCGGCGGCCTTGCTGATGTGGCGGTCCACGAGAAAGGCCGCGAGATGCGCGGAACTTGTGCCGCCAGAACATGTCAGCCGGTCCCGGTCGACCACGAAAATCTGATCGGATACCGGCTCCAACCCATCAAACTGCTCAAGAAAGTCATTATGGTGAAACCAGCTGACGCAGCAGCGATAACCATCCAGAAGCCCGGCAGCGTGCAACACGAAAGACCCGGTGCACACGCCGATCAAAGGTACACGCGCCATCGCCGCCCGGCGCAGAAAGGCGGTGTATTCGGGTTCGACCTGCTCCAACTCGCCCATCAGGCCGCCAATGACCACGATATAATCAAAGCGTCTGGGGTCGCCAAGGCGCTCTTCGGGCTGCACCGTGACGCCACTTGAAGAAGTGACGGGGGTCATGTCCGCAGAGAGCACCCGCCAATTGCACAGAATGGCACGCGAGCGGTCGCCTTCGTCGGAGGCCAGGCGCAGCACATCGACAAAATTTGCAAAGGCACAGATCGTAAATTGCCGCGTCAGGATGAATCCGATGCGCAAGCGCGTGCGATCTGAAGAAATGGCAGAATCAGGGTGCTTCATGACGATATAATAACGCGCATCTGGCGTTATTATACAGCGGCGACTCGGGATAATGTGTTAACGAGCGCGAGCTTCACATTTTGACTGTTCGGGAAGGCCGCATCATGACCCATTTTTCCGGGATATCGCTCCTCAAGAATGCTCTGTCCGGCCATAAGAACTGGCCCGAGCAATGGCCCGACTCGGCTCCCAAGGACGAATACGATGTGATCATCGTCGGTGCGGGTGGTCACGGGTTGGGCGCGGCCTATTACCTTGCGAAAGAACACGGCATCACGAATGTCGCCGTGATCGAAAAAGGTTGGCTCGGTGGTGGCAATACCGGGCGGAACACGACGATTATCCGATCCAACTATCTCTATGACGAAAGCGCGCGGCTTTTTGATCATGCCCTTGATCTGTGGGACAACCTGAGCACTGAATTGAACTACAACGTGATGTATTCAAAGCGCGGTGTGATGATGCTCGCGCATAATGTGCATGACGTCCAAAGCTTCCAGCGGCATATTCACGCCAACCGCCTGAACGGTGTGGACAACCGCTGGCTCACCCCGAAAGAGGCGCAGGAATTTTGCCCGCCGCTCAATATCTCGCCGGATGCGCGCTATCCGGTCATGGGCGCTGCCTTGCAGCAACGCGCAGGAACCGCACGGCACGACGCGGTGGCCTGGGGGTATGCACGTCAGGCAGCAAAACGCGGCGTGGATATCATCCAGAACTGCCCGGTGCTGTCGATCCGGCGTGGTGCAGATGGCGCGGTCGAGGGCGTGGAAACCGGCAAAGGGTTCATCAAGGCCAAGAAGGTCGCCGTCTCCGCCGCCGGACACACCAGCGTGGTGATGGACACAGCCGGCGTGCGCATGCCCTTGGAAAGCTATCCGCTGCAAGCGCTTGTCTCGGAACCGATCAAGCCCGTGTTCCCGTGCGTAGTGATGTCCAACACCGTGCACGCCTACATCAGCCAGTCCGACAAGGGCGAGTTGGTAATCGGGTCGGGCACCGATCAATACACCAGCTATTCGCAGCGCGGTGGCTTGCCCCTGATCGAACACACCGTCGCGGCGATCTGCGAG
Encoded here:
- a CDS encoding GlxA family transcriptional regulator; this encodes MRIGFILTRQFTICAFANFVDVLRLASDEGDRSRAILCNWRVLSADMTPVTSSSGVTVQPEERLGDPRRFDYIVVIGGLMGELEQVEPEYTAFLRRAAMARVPLIGVCTGSFVLHAAGLLDGYRCCVSWFHHNDFLEQFDGLEPVSDQIFVVDRDRLTCSGGTSSAHLAAFLVDRHISKAAARKSLSIMMIDEAMEADRPQPGLPLDMTTSDPIVRRALLLLQQALDAPPTLSTLAARLKVSPRTLERRFDAALNMTPFEAGKRIRLAQAERLLRQTQRSVTQIAQDTGFSDVSHFIRVFKATYDITPENWRLKRTSSA
- a CDS encoding sarcosine oxidase subunit beta family protein, giving the protein MTHFSGISLLKNALSGHKNWPEQWPDSAPKDEYDVIIVGAGGHGLGAAYYLAKEHGITNVAVIEKGWLGGGNTGRNTTIIRSNYLYDESARLFDHALDLWDNLSTELNYNVMYSKRGVMMLAHNVHDVQSFQRHIHANRLNGVDNRWLTPKEAQEFCPPLNISPDARYPVMGAALQQRAGTARHDAVAWGYARQAAKRGVDIIQNCPVLSIRRGADGAVEGVETGKGFIKAKKVAVSAAGHTSVVMDTAGVRMPLESYPLQALVSEPIKPVFPCVVMSNTVHAYISQSDKGELVIGSGTDQYTSYSQRGGLPLIEHTVAAICEIFPIFNRMRMLRKWGGIVDVTPDRSAILGKTPVKGLYVNCGWGTGGFKATPGAAHTLAWTVAKDEPHPINAPFTLERFTTGRLIDEAAAAAVAH